The Phoenix dactylifera cultivar Barhee BC4 chromosome 9, palm_55x_up_171113_PBpolish2nd_filt_p, whole genome shotgun sequence genome window below encodes:
- the LOC103697392 gene encoding uncharacterized protein LOC103697392 translates to MGSAQSSQPRGEEDEEEEEEEEEEEEDEENGRASKRSNEKVLEQEPEILPYHTSATPLTPQLSTASSPRLLGPSIKVWDPCNVLLQPPPPFLYPRSFDSDAAGDSSATDVFLINHGESGVSLRPDLVGGRWPAAKLTAAGERQARALAVFLNSQGIRFGAVYTSPLDRARSTALSVCRELNFPEEQIQSTDALLEMNQGQWEGCLRSEIYTPEMVSLIDRYQPDFSAPSGESIRQVEFRVIEFLNRTVVRLHEKMSTGELLMHQNETRAFSRHSSANSVQEREGPHWVDLPYRLNRQGMTRKRSSKSRLQIVTTVDNDIEDDFSPREANHGNFHEANNRNSTNSIGVFTHATPIKCLLTSLLNCSPVMSHKICIDDSSVTVLQHSLRTGWRIKRLNDTSHLRLL, encoded by the exons ATGGGCTCCGCTCAGTCCTCCCAACCCCGAGGCGAGGAAgacgaggaagaagaagaagaagaagaagaagaggaagaagacgaggagaacgGGAGGGCGTCCAAGCGCTCGAATGAGAAGGTTTTGGAGCAAGAGCCGGAGATCCTCCCCTACCATACCTCCGCCACACCCCTCACACCCCAGCTCTCGACCGCCAGCTCCCCCCGCCTGCTCGGCCCCTCCATCAAGGTCTGGGACCCCTGCAACGTCCTCCTCCAGCCCCCTCCACCGTTTTTATATCCCCGGAGCTTCGATTCCGATGCCGCTGGGGATTCGTCTGCCACCGACGTGTTTCTCATCAACCATGGCGAGAGTGGGGTTAGCTTGCGACCAGATCTGGTCGGAGGGCGGTGGCCCGCCGCGAAGCTGACCGCCGCCGGGGAGCGCCAGGCCAGGGCGTTGGCTGTGTTCCTCAATTCTCAAGGTATAAGGTTCGGTGCTGTCTACACTTCGCCGCTGGATCGAGCAAGGTCGACTGCACTCTCTGTTTGTCGG GAGTTAAATTTCCCAGAGGAACAAATACAATCTACTGATGCTTTGCTTGAAATGAATCaaggtcagtgggagggctGCTTGCGGTCAGAAATCTACACCCCCGAAATGGTCAGCTTGATTGATAGATACCAACCGGACTTCTCAGCACCTTCAGGTGAATCAATTAGACAGGTGGAGTTTCGTGTGATTGAATTCCTCAACAGAACTGTTGTAAGGCTGCATGAAAAGATGAGCACCGGAGAACTTTTAATGCATCAGAATGAGACCAGGGCTTTCTCACGCCACAGCTCAGCCAATTCGGTGCAGGAGCGAGAGGGGCCTCACTGGGTTGATTTGCCTTACAGGCTCAACCGACAAGGAATGACGAGGAAGAGATCCAGTAAGAGCAGACTCCAGATCGTGACCACTGTGGATAATGATATTGAAGATGACTTCTCCCCAAGAGAGGCCAACCATGGGAACTTTCATGAAGCAAATAACAGAAACTCCACCAACTCCATTGGGGTCTTCACTCATGCAACCCCAATCAAATGCCTTCTCACCAGCCTATTAAATTGCAGTCCagttatgtctcataagatctGCATAGATGATTCTTCTGTGACAGTTCTGCAGCACTCTCTAAGAACAGGATGGCGTATAAAGAGGCTGAATGATACCTCACATCTCAGGCTTCTGTAG